In Nitrosococcus oceani ATCC 19707, the following proteins share a genomic window:
- the aroC gene encoding chorismate synthase: MSGNTLGKLFTVTTFGESHGPALGCIVDGCPPGLALCETDIQIDLDRRRPGKSRHTTQRREPDQVQILSGVFEGKTTGTPIGLLIENVDQRSRDYDKIKEQIRPGHADYTYLQKYGLRDYRGGGRSSARETAMRVAAGAIAKKYLAERHGVKIRGYLAQLGPIRAERFDWEIVEKNPFFCPDPDKISELEAYMDALRKEGDSIGARINVVATGVPPGLGEPVFDRLDADLAHALMSINAVKGVEIGVGFAAVTQKGTDHRDPLTPEGFLSNHAGGVLGGISTGQDILASIALKPTSSLRLPERTINCRGESAEVVTTGRHDPCVGIRATPIAEAMAALVLMDHLLRHRAQNMDVQPSLPSIPAYPGGGG; encoded by the coding sequence ATGTCTGGCAATACTCTTGGCAAACTTTTTACTGTTACCACCTTTGGCGAAAGCCACGGGCCGGCGTTGGGCTGTATTGTAGATGGCTGCCCCCCGGGCTTGGCTTTATGCGAGACGGATATTCAAATTGACCTGGATCGGCGCCGGCCCGGTAAATCCCGTCATACTACCCAGCGCCGGGAACCGGATCAGGTCCAGATCCTCTCCGGGGTGTTCGAGGGAAAAACCACCGGCACTCCCATCGGTTTGTTAATTGAAAATGTCGATCAACGCTCCCGGGATTACGATAAAATCAAGGAGCAAATCCGGCCCGGCCATGCAGACTATACTTATTTGCAAAAATATGGCCTGCGGGATTACCGGGGAGGGGGGCGTTCCTCGGCCCGGGAGACGGCCATGCGGGTAGCTGCGGGCGCTATCGCCAAGAAATACCTGGCAGAGCGGCATGGCGTAAAAATTCGGGGGTATCTGGCTCAGCTTGGCCCCATTCGGGCTGAACGATTCGACTGGGAAATCGTGGAGAAAAATCCCTTTTTCTGCCCGGACCCGGATAAAATATCTGAACTTGAAGCCTATATGGACGCTCTCCGGAAAGAAGGCGATTCCATTGGCGCCCGGATTAACGTGGTGGCTACCGGAGTCCCTCCCGGTCTGGGCGAGCCGGTCTTTGATCGCCTCGATGCGGATTTGGCCCATGCCCTTATGAGCATTAACGCCGTTAAGGGCGTGGAAATCGGTGTTGGTTTCGCCGCAGTGACCCAAAAGGGTACTGACCATCGCGACCCCCTTACCCCGGAAGGTTTCCTCAGTAACCATGCGGGCGGTGTCTTGGGGGGGATTTCCACGGGGCAGGATATTCTTGCTAGCATTGCGCTAAAACCCACTTCCAGCCTCCGCTTACCCGAGCGTACCATTAACTGCCGGGGCGAGTCTGCGGAAGTCGTTACCACGGGCCGCCATGATCCTTGTGTTGGCATTCGGGCAACGCCTATTGCCGAAGCCATGGCTGCCTTGGTGTTGATGGACCATCTGCTGCGCCACCGCGCCCAAAATATGGACGTTCAGCCGAGTTTGCCATCCATCCCCGCTTATCCCGGTGGTGGCGGCTAA
- a CDS encoding DUF2283 domain-containing protein, with protein sequence MEKDVTIWFDEEGDYLEVIFERKKGYFKETENDAIMEKVDEQGNIIGFSVLKVSALKGKQPLSVTLKRQSA encoded by the coding sequence CTGGAAAAGGATGTAACTATTTGGTTTGATGAAGAGGGAGATTATCTCGAAGTTATCTTTGAGCGTAAGAAAGGTTATTTTAAGGAAACAGAAAACGATGCGATCATGGAGAAAGTCGATGAACAAGGCAATATTATTGGTTTTTCTGTGTTGAAGGTGAGTGCTTTAAAAGGAAAACAACCTTTATCGGTTACCCTTAAAAGACAAAGTGCCTAA
- a CDS encoding MliC family protein gives MRFLSIVLIVFLSACGQPSTGGTASTEQSSDADLSFKYQCESGETIMVSYPTDSTAVVEYDDRRLQMEIAVSGSGARYVGERLEWWTKGSGEGASGTLFRHLEGGTSGEAIQQCAQVADAP, from the coding sequence ATGCGTTTTTTGTCTATTGTTCTTATTGTCTTCCTGTCCGCTTGCGGGCAACCATCGACTGGTGGCACCGCGTCCACGGAGCAGTCCAGCGATGCAGACTTGTCCTTCAAGTACCAGTGTGAAAGTGGGGAAACAATCATGGTTTCATATCCCACAGACAGTACAGCCGTCGTGGAATACGACGACCGCCGACTCCAAATGGAAATCGCGGTCTCGGGGAGCGGAGCACGCTATGTAGGCGAGCGTCTGGAATGGTGGACAAAAGGCAGCGGAGAAGGCGCATCAGGCACGCTGTTTCGTCACTTGGAAGGTGGCACCTCGGGCGAAGCAATCCAACAATGTGCGCAGGTCGCAGATGCACCATAA
- a CDS encoding efflux RND transporter periplasmic adaptor subunit: MPARGKVVKIVSPFIILFVSVAIFVGLFQSRPTKPEVSKKETVWRVAVTPVDPRPRRPILPLYGRIETPRSSKLRAAITADVQEVKVEEGELVGRGQLLVQLDEQEVKLEWLQRQADLKEIEAFIASEKVRHAHDLKALKHEKSLLALSRRAVERAETLEQRKLTPRSVLDEARQAAGRQALELNNRLLAIDDHQARLAQLKARQLRAQALLDQAKLDLERTRITSPYTGRIASVAIATGDRVQAGDELLQIYDTDALEVRAQIPSSYAGQIRKALAQNVSLRAAAKVDGSGFLFSLDRLAGRVEKGSGGVDALLKLEKPEHAALPLGNFVELRLQLPLAEDVVMLPFEAIYGLDRVYKLVGGRMQAVAVERIGEYPDKEGQIQVLVKSPQLQENDQVITTQLPNAMEGLRVEVVADS; this comes from the coding sequence ATGCCGGCCAGAGGTAAGGTTGTAAAAATAGTATCCCCCTTCATTATTCTGTTTGTTTCCGTGGCCATCTTTGTGGGCTTGTTTCAAAGCAGGCCGACCAAGCCTGAGGTGAGCAAGAAAGAAACCGTATGGCGGGTGGCGGTCACGCCAGTCGATCCCCGTCCAAGACGGCCCATACTTCCCCTTTATGGCCGTATCGAAACCCCCCGTTCAAGCAAGCTTCGGGCCGCCATCACGGCGGATGTTCAGGAAGTCAAGGTAGAAGAGGGGGAGCTCGTGGGCCGTGGTCAATTGCTGGTCCAGCTCGATGAGCAGGAAGTTAAGCTGGAGTGGCTACAGCGTCAGGCGGATTTAAAAGAGATTGAAGCGTTTATTGCGAGCGAGAAAGTTCGGCATGCCCATGATTTGAAGGCGCTAAAGCATGAGAAATCCTTATTGGCCTTGAGTCGCCGGGCGGTGGAGCGGGCCGAAACCCTAGAGCAGCGCAAGCTCACTCCCCGCTCAGTCTTGGATGAAGCACGGCAGGCCGCCGGGCGGCAAGCCTTGGAGCTCAATAACCGCCTACTTGCGATTGATGATCACCAGGCCCGTTTGGCGCAACTCAAAGCCCGACAACTTCGAGCCCAGGCGCTGTTGGATCAGGCCAAGCTGGATCTGGAACGGACTCGAATTACATCTCCTTATACGGGCCGGATTGCATCAGTTGCTATTGCCACGGGGGATCGGGTACAGGCCGGTGATGAATTGCTTCAGATTTATGATACCGATGCTTTAGAGGTCCGGGCGCAAATTCCTTCCAGCTATGCCGGTCAAATTCGTAAGGCATTAGCGCAAAATGTATCGCTACGGGCCGCTGCCAAGGTGGATGGAAGCGGTTTTCTCTTTTCCCTTGATCGGCTGGCGGGGCGGGTGGAGAAAGGCAGCGGCGGCGTTGATGCGTTGCTTAAACTAGAGAAGCCAGAACATGCTGCCTTGCCCCTTGGTAATTTTGTCGAGTTGCGATTACAACTACCGCTGGCGGAAGACGTAGTAATGCTGCCCTTTGAGGCCATCTACGGTCTGGATCGGGTTTATAAGCTGGTGGGGGGACGGATGCAGGCCGTTGCAGTGGAGCGAATTGGCGAGTATCCGGATAAGGAGGGACAAATTCAGGTGCTCGTGAAAAGCCCCCAACTGCAAGAAAACGATCAAGTTATCACCACCCAGCTTCCCAATGCCATGGAAGGGTTGCGGGTAGAGGTCGTCGCAGACTCGTGA
- a CDS encoding efflux RND transporter permease subunit, whose protein sequence is MGLFVRHRVAANLLMVIMILSGTWALSQLNRQFFPNFALDIITVSVVWRGASAEDVSRSITERLEEELRALDDLKKLDSTSAYGLATLTLEYYEGTDMGIALDKVKERIGQIRELPLDSETPEIRLVSRYENIARVLVTGPEDPQELRRLVHKFERDLLNRGIAKVDIAGLPQQEIAIQIPVGNLRELEMSLGQVANRVADISRDLPAGTIGRDDVARQLRSLDQRRDSRAFADIPLTAQSDGRLIRLGDVATIERRDRDGETRLFYQGKPAVELQLKRTESGDSLQGAEILIQWLQAVRPTLPEGIKLHLFDQSWELVKERIGLLLKNGGGGLVLVVGILFLFLSGRVAIWVAIGIPVSFLATLAVLWVAGGSINMISLFALIMALGIIVDDAIVVGEDALAQHQQGLSPLAAAEGGARHMLLPVLASSLTTVAAFLPLMLIGDVTGNILFDIPLVVICVILASLVESFLVLPGHLRYSFEKMKIGREGKVRLRLNQVFDRFRKRIFRPLALFAIQNRWITVSAALGLLLVVLGLLLGGRISFTFFPSPEGKVVYANTSFAPGTPPQRVAAFIMELERTLYDTEAAFGQDLIVASIVKLGSATTAGGRAARNGDRFGSITVELVSPDRREVRNQAFIQAWQERIKLPPGIESFTLSERQTGPPGQDLDIVLLGEDERALKGAAVELAEALSKIPGVSAVEDDLPYGQEQLIYRLTPEGQSLELTVEAVGRQLRAAYEGRLVQIFQDGGDEIEVRVLLPDNERYRLASLTHLAIQLPNGGIAPLDTVVDLESRRGFDVLRHTQGKLAVHVSGNVDRKVNNSNRILAGLEHSFLPELRTRYGIQTLFEGRAEEQRDTLGDMQHGLLLALAMIYLILAGVFSSYGWPLVVMAAIPFGLIGAILGHYVMGIDLTILSLFGFFGLSGIVVNDSIILVTFYKQLREQGHPCDIALVEAACQRLRAVLLTSLTTIAGLTPLLFERSFQAQFLIPMAVSISFGLMFSTVLVLLVIPALLSIYERTLLWFKPSPEEDIASEPEVAADAGQAPVRRLSGISE, encoded by the coding sequence ATGGGGCTGTTTGTCCGGCATCGGGTGGCGGCCAACCTGTTGATGGTGATCATGATCCTTTCTGGAACCTGGGCGCTTTCTCAGCTTAATCGGCAGTTTTTTCCCAATTTTGCCCTGGATATCATCACCGTGAGTGTGGTTTGGCGCGGTGCAAGCGCCGAAGACGTTTCCCGCTCTATCACCGAGCGCCTTGAGGAAGAGCTTCGAGCTTTGGATGACCTTAAAAAACTCGATTCAACTTCAGCTTACGGCTTAGCTACCCTGACCTTGGAATATTATGAAGGCACCGATATGGGGATTGCCCTGGATAAGGTCAAAGAGCGAATAGGCCAAATCCGGGAGTTGCCCCTTGATTCGGAGACCCCCGAGATCCGCTTGGTGTCGCGCTATGAAAATATCGCCCGGGTGCTGGTCACGGGTCCTGAAGATCCCCAGGAACTGCGGCGATTGGTGCATAAGTTTGAGAGGGACTTGCTTAATCGGGGAATTGCTAAGGTGGATATTGCTGGACTTCCCCAGCAAGAGATCGCTATCCAGATACCGGTAGGGAACCTGCGGGAGCTGGAAATGTCCTTGGGGCAAGTGGCTAATCGGGTGGCGGATATCAGCCGGGATCTGCCGGCGGGCACCATTGGTCGCGATGATGTGGCCCGTCAGCTACGTAGCCTAGACCAGCGGCGGGATAGCCGGGCGTTTGCCGATATACCGCTAACAGCGCAGAGTGATGGCCGTCTGATTCGTTTGGGTGATGTGGCCACGATTGAGCGCCGGGATCGGGATGGAGAGACCCGGTTGTTTTATCAAGGAAAACCAGCGGTGGAGCTGCAACTAAAGCGCACTGAATCCGGAGACTCGCTCCAAGGCGCCGAGATTTTAATCCAATGGTTGCAAGCCGTGCGTCCCACTTTACCAGAAGGCATTAAGCTACACCTCTTCGATCAATCCTGGGAATTGGTGAAGGAACGTATCGGGTTGCTGCTCAAAAATGGCGGCGGCGGTTTAGTCTTGGTAGTCGGTATCCTTTTTCTATTTCTCAGCGGCCGGGTCGCCATTTGGGTAGCCATCGGGATTCCCGTCTCTTTCCTGGCGACCCTGGCAGTTCTCTGGGTTGCGGGTGGCAGCATCAACATGATCAGCTTGTTCGCCTTGATCATGGCCCTTGGAATCATCGTTGATGATGCCATCGTGGTGGGTGAAGATGCCCTCGCCCAGCATCAGCAGGGGCTATCCCCATTGGCGGCGGCCGAGGGCGGTGCCCGCCATATGCTCCTGCCGGTTCTCGCCTCATCCTTAACCACCGTTGCCGCTTTTCTCCCCTTGATGCTCATAGGCGATGTGACCGGTAACATTCTATTCGATATCCCCCTGGTGGTGATCTGCGTCATTCTGGCCTCTTTGGTTGAAAGTTTTCTCGTGTTGCCTGGCCACCTGCGGTATAGCTTCGAGAAAATGAAAATTGGCCGGGAAGGCAAGGTTCGTTTGCGGCTGAATCAGGTTTTTGACCGTTTCCGGAAGCGGATTTTCCGGCCCCTGGCTCTGTTTGCGATTCAGAACCGGTGGATTACCGTGAGCGCGGCCTTGGGGCTGTTGCTGGTAGTTTTGGGTCTGTTGCTTGGGGGGCGCATCAGTTTTACTTTCTTTCCCTCTCCCGAAGGTAAAGTCGTTTATGCTAATACCAGTTTTGCGCCCGGCACCCCGCCTCAAAGAGTTGCGGCTTTTATTATGGAGCTGGAACGGACGCTCTATGATACGGAGGCGGCTTTCGGGCAAGACTTGATTGTGGCTTCCATTGTAAAGCTGGGTTCAGCGACCACCGCCGGGGGCCGGGCCGCCCGTAATGGGGATCGCTTTGGCTCCATTACCGTGGAGCTCGTTTCCCCCGACCGGCGCGAAGTGCGGAATCAAGCTTTTATCCAAGCCTGGCAAGAGCGGATCAAACTGCCGCCCGGTATTGAGAGTTTTACGCTGTCCGAACGGCAGACGGGACCACCCGGCCAAGATTTAGATATTGTCTTACTAGGGGAAGATGAACGGGCCTTGAAAGGGGCGGCGGTAGAATTGGCGGAGGCCTTAAGCAAGATCCCCGGCGTCTCCGCGGTGGAAGATGATCTGCCTTACGGCCAAGAGCAACTCATTTACCGTTTGACTCCAGAAGGCCAGTCCCTGGAACTTACGGTAGAGGCCGTGGGCAGGCAACTCCGGGCGGCCTATGAAGGCCGGCTGGTGCAGATATTTCAGGACGGGGGAGATGAAATTGAGGTGCGGGTGCTCCTGCCCGACAATGAACGCTATCGTCTGGCCAGTCTCACCCACCTGGCTATCCAGCTTCCCAATGGCGGTATCGCGCCCTTGGATACGGTAGTCGATTTAGAGTCCCGGCGGGGATTTGATGTCCTGCGTCATACCCAGGGTAAGCTGGCAGTTCATGTCTCCGGGAATGTGGATCGGAAAGTCAACAACAGCAACCGCATTCTCGCTGGACTAGAACATAGTTTTTTGCCGGAGCTCCGCACCCGCTATGGAATTCAAACCCTGTTTGAGGGCCGGGCCGAGGAACAGCGGGATACCCTCGGCGATATGCAGCATGGGCTGTTGTTGGCGCTGGCCATGATCTATTTAATTCTGGCTGGGGTGTTTTCTTCCTACGGCTGGCCTTTAGTGGTTATGGCTGCCATTCCCTTCGGTTTGATTGGGGCTATTCTGGGCCATTATGTCATGGGGATCGATCTCACGATTTTGTCCTTGTTTGGTTTCTTCGGTCTTTCCGGTATCGTGGTGAATGATTCTATTATTTTAGTCACCTTTTACAAGCAACTCCGGGAACAGGGTCATCCCTGTGACATCGCCTTGGTGGAAGCGGCCTGCCAACGTCTGCGGGCTGTTTTGTTGACTTCCTTGACCACCATTGCTGGTTTGACGCCTTTACTCTTTGAGCGCTCTTTCCAGGCTCAGTTTTTGATCCCCATGGCGGTCTCCATTTCTTTTGGTTTGATGTTTTCTACCGTGCTGGTGCTATTGGTTATTCCCGCCTTGCTCTCCATTTATGAGCGTACGTTGCTCTGGTTTAAACCATCCCCGGAAGAGGATATTGCCTCGGAGCCCGAAGTCGCCGCAGATGCCGGGCAAGCCCCTGTTCGCCGTTTATCGGGTATTTCCGAATAA
- a CDS encoding type II toxin-antitoxin system HigB family toxin — MDTYNVLRRGSFSSPSELRIVFPSLDNFKHKKRWWAIDIGGNNLRLIAAIQFVHQHVYVKHIVTHAEYDRLNSRYLKGEL; from the coding sequence ATGGATACGTACAACGTCTTACGGCGGGGCAGTTTTTCCAGCCCATCTGAGCTTAGAATTGTTTTCCCATCATTGGACAACTTTAAGCATAAGAAGCGTTGGTGGGCCATAGATATAGGTGGCAATAATTTACGCCTAATCGCTGCGATTCAGTTTGTACATCAACACGTCTACGTGAAGCATATCGTGACGCATGCCGAATACGACAGGTTGAACTCAAGATACCTCAAAGGAGAATTATAA
- the leuC gene encoding 3-isopropylmalate dehydratase large subunit: MAGKTLYDKLWNSHVVRTNPGGTALLYIDRHLVHEVTSPQAFEGLRLAGRKPWRKGANLAVPDHNVPTTDRSQGIQDPISRIQVEALDRNCQELGLTEFRMDDPRQGIVHIVGPEQGATLPGMTVVCGDSHTATHGAFGALAFGIGTSEVEHVLATQCLLQKKSKNMLIQVSGKLAPGVYSKDLILAIIARIGTAGGTGYTIEFAGETIRALSMEGRMTLCNMAIEAGARAGLVAVDETTIDYLKGRPFAPSPHSWGQAVNAWQMLQSDPDASFDRVVTIDAAALKPQVSWGTSPEMVASIDGRVPDPRQESDPTKRGGMERALEYMGLAANTPISEIRPDIIFIGSCTNARIEDLREAAKVVAGHKVAGNIKQALVVPGSGLVKRQAETEGLDQIFKEAGFEWREPGCSMCLAMNADRLEPEERCASTSNRNFEGRQGQGGRTHLVSPAMAAAAAVAGHFTDVSTLNH, from the coding sequence ATGGCCGGAAAAACCCTGTATGACAAACTTTGGAATTCCCACGTAGTGCGTACTAATCCAGGCGGTACTGCATTGCTCTATATCGATCGGCATCTGGTTCATGAGGTCACCTCTCCGCAAGCTTTTGAGGGACTGCGCCTTGCGGGCCGCAAGCCTTGGCGGAAAGGGGCCAATCTGGCGGTGCCGGATCATAATGTACCCACTACCGACCGCAGCCAGGGCATTCAAGACCCCATTTCCCGCATTCAAGTGGAAGCCTTGGACCGGAATTGCCAGGAACTGGGTCTGACTGAATTTAGGATGGATGATCCCCGTCAGGGTATCGTTCACATCGTTGGCCCGGAACAGGGGGCCACCTTGCCGGGCATGACAGTGGTTTGTGGTGACTCCCACACCGCCACCCATGGTGCCTTTGGCGCCCTTGCCTTTGGCATTGGCACCTCTGAAGTGGAGCATGTGCTGGCCACCCAATGCCTGCTCCAGAAAAAATCGAAAAATATGCTGATTCAGGTCAGTGGCAAGCTGGCCCCCGGGGTGTATAGCAAGGATCTCATTTTGGCCATTATTGCCCGTATTGGCACTGCTGGCGGTACCGGTTACACCATTGAATTTGCTGGCGAGACCATTCGCGCTCTTTCCATGGAAGGGCGCATGACTCTCTGCAATATGGCTATCGAGGCTGGAGCCCGAGCCGGTTTGGTGGCGGTAGATGAGACGACTATTGATTATCTTAAGGGGCGGCCTTTTGCTCCCTCTCCCCATAGCTGGGGGCAGGCCGTTAATGCCTGGCAGATGCTGCAAAGCGATCCGGATGCCTCTTTTGATCGGGTGGTTACCATTGATGCCGCCGCGCTTAAACCCCAAGTGAGTTGGGGCACCTCCCCCGAGATGGTGGCCTCCATTGATGGCCGGGTGCCTGATCCCCGGCAAGAATCCGATCCCACTAAGCGGGGCGGCATGGAAAGGGCGTTGGAATATATGGGGCTTGCCGCCAATACCCCTATCAGTGAGATTCGGCCCGATATCATCTTTATTGGCTCCTGCACCAATGCACGGATTGAGGACCTGCGAGAAGCCGCCAAGGTGGTGGCGGGCCATAAGGTGGCCGGCAATATCAAGCAGGCGCTGGTGGTTCCCGGCTCCGGGCTGGTAAAACGCCAGGCCGAAACCGAGGGTTTGGATCAGATTTTTAAAGAGGCGGGCTTTGAATGGCGGGAACCTGGCTGCTCCATGTGCTTGGCCATGAATGCCGACCGCCTGGAGCCAGAAGAGCGATGCGCTTCCACCTCTAACCGTAATTTTGAAGGCCGTCAAGGGCAAGGGGGCCGGACTCATCTGGTGAGCCCGGCCATGGCCGCGGCGGCGGCTGTTGCCGGCCATTTTACGGATGTCTCCACCCTTAACCACTAA
- a CDS encoding linear amide C-N hydrolase, which yields MNRQMIYRTVASAAIFVVVGLVFLQAADACTRVLWNDSGLNVVVGRTMDWPESTQPEIVVFPRGMKRDGGLLGTETAVKVNPAKWTSKYASMVVPVYGIGTADGFNEAGLAIHMLYLENTDFGPRDPSKPGVQAGLWGQYALDNGATVDQALPLLKKIQPVMVEMHGHKATVHLALEDATGDSAILEYINGKLVIHHGRQYRVMTNDPSYDQQLALLQKMKKEVDFTHPSSNTPLPGNVSATDRFQRASYFSALLPKPKDEREEVASILSIMRNVSVPFGAPYQSFGIYNTEYRTVTDLDTKRYYFELTTAPNVIWADLTKFDLKPRCTGNGAKSGQYRPEWECHG from the coding sequence ATGAACCGACAGATGATTTACCGAACCGTGGCAAGTGCAGCTATTTTCGTGGTTGTGGGACTTGTTTTCTTGCAGGCCGCCGATGCCTGTACGCGTGTTCTTTGGAACGACAGCGGGCTGAACGTCGTGGTGGGGAGGACGATGGACTGGCCGGAGTCTACCCAGCCGGAGATCGTGGTCTTTCCACGTGGAATGAAACGGGATGGGGGCCTCCTCGGTACGGAGACTGCGGTCAAGGTGAATCCAGCCAAGTGGACATCCAAATATGCCAGTATGGTGGTCCCAGTTTACGGCATTGGCACCGCTGACGGCTTTAATGAAGCCGGGCTAGCAATTCACATGCTGTACCTCGAAAATACGGATTTTGGGCCACGCGATCCCAGCAAGCCGGGTGTACAGGCTGGTCTATGGGGGCAGTATGCACTGGACAATGGGGCGACAGTTGATCAAGCATTGCCCCTGCTCAAGAAGATCCAGCCGGTGATGGTCGAGATGCACGGACACAAGGCCACGGTTCACCTGGCCTTGGAAGATGCCACGGGTGATTCTGCTATCCTCGAGTACATTAACGGCAAGCTGGTCATTCATCATGGCCGTCAATATCGGGTCATGACCAACGATCCAAGCTATGATCAGCAACTCGCGTTGCTGCAGAAGATGAAAAAAGAGGTTGATTTCACGCATCCAAGCAGTAACACCCCGTTACCCGGCAATGTCAGTGCTACGGATCGTTTCCAGCGGGCGTCTTATTTCTCGGCATTGTTACCCAAGCCGAAGGACGAACGCGAGGAAGTCGCTTCTATACTGTCCATTATGCGCAACGTATCGGTGCCATTTGGTGCACCCTACCAGAGCTTTGGTATCTACAATACTGAGTACCGTACGGTGACCGATCTCGACACTAAGCGCTACTATTTTGAATTGACGACTGCACCGAATGTGATCTGGGCAGATCTTACGAAATTTGACCTGAAACCCAGGTGCACCGGTAATGGTGCTAAATCCGGACAATATCGGCCTGAGTGGGAATGTCACGGATAG
- a CDS encoding type II toxin-antitoxin system HigB family toxin, whose product MIAAIHYNRRKLYIRAVLTHAEYNQGKWKE is encoded by the coding sequence CTGATCGCAGCGATTCATTACAATCGTCGCAAGCTCTACATCCGGGCGGTGCTTACACACGCGGAGTACAATCAGGGAAAGTGGAAGGAGTAG
- a CDS encoding BrnT family toxin, giving the protein MIEFEWGIAKAQSNVKKHGILFEEAKSVFYDEYARQFFDEDHSESEERFILLGLSDHSRVLDQSLINLYLRDCMAAGREPDLSWK; this is encoded by the coding sequence ATGATCGAATTCGAATGGGGCATCGCTAAGGCGCAGTCTAACGTTAAGAAGCACGGGATCTTGTTCGAAGAGGCGAAATCTGTATTCTATGACGAATACGCGCGCCAGTTTTTTGATGAGGACCACTCGGAGTCTGAGGAGCGTTTTATTCTGCTTGGACTGAGCGACCACTCACGCGTTCTTGATCAAAGCTTAATCAATCTGTATCTTCGAGATTGCATGGCTGCTGGTCGGGAGCCCGATCTTTCCTGGAAATAA
- a CDS encoding ceramidase domain-containing protein: METNSSSVGATGWRLAILLGFFLSTIGLMFLLAPIPQDLAYHAFVDRRSFLGIPNFFDVVSNLPFVLIGIFGVRASLGRLPRDVLPAWLAFFIAVSFVGVGSAYYHWAPDNDTLVWDRLPMTVGFMGLFVALLGEYLDRRLVQRLLYPAILIGACSVVYWHLMDDLRFYAWVQFMPLAMIAMLLTLYRSRFEQNGLLLIALGFYVLAKVVEYYDAEIFQLLGENLSGHTLKHLLASAGCLTIAVLVTKWNGKHDALPA; this comes from the coding sequence ATGGAAACTAATTCTTCGAGCGTTGGCGCAACCGGTTGGCGCCTAGCCATCCTTCTTGGATTCTTCCTCAGCACCATTGGGTTGATGTTTTTGCTCGCTCCAATCCCTCAGGATCTGGCGTACCATGCCTTCGTCGATCGCCGGTCATTCTTGGGCATTCCCAATTTCTTCGATGTCGTATCGAATCTGCCCTTCGTCTTGATAGGTATCTTTGGTGTGCGTGCATCGTTGGGGCGCTTGCCCAGGGACGTCCTGCCTGCCTGGCTGGCGTTTTTCATTGCTGTATCGTTTGTTGGTGTCGGGTCTGCATATTATCACTGGGCTCCTGACAACGATACGCTGGTATGGGACAGACTCCCGATGACAGTTGGTTTCATGGGTTTGTTCGTCGCGCTCCTCGGCGAGTACCTTGATCGGCGCCTAGTTCAAAGACTTCTTTATCCCGCCATTCTGATTGGGGCGTGTTCAGTGGTTTACTGGCATCTCATGGATGACCTGAGATTCTATGCCTGGGTGCAGTTCATGCCCCTTGCGATGATTGCAATGCTGCTCACGCTATACCGGTCGCGCTTTGAGCAAAATGGACTCCTGCTGATCGCTCTTGGTTTCTATGTATTGGCGAAAGTAGTCGAGTATTATGATGCTGAAATCTTCCAACTGCTTGGCGAAAATCTGAGTGGCCATACGCTGAAGCACTTGCTTGCCTCTGCTGGCTGCCTAACAATTGCCGTGTTGGTGACGAAATGGAACGGAAAGCATGACGCGCTACCTGCCTAA
- a CDS encoding helix-turn-helix domain-containing protein: MLTTEYRKVADSFSHFSQAAHRFIHIRNKRDYQKTLDLIEELMTEAEDSRLDPLNDLIKILAGAVEEYESKQDKMVQFHKEAEGIDPGVSALRLLMEQHALGASGLREEIGSKSLVSMILSGQRSLTKEHIAKLSGRFGVSPAVFFGADLTNRCR, from the coding sequence ATGCTTACTACCGAATATCGGAAAGTGGCTGATAGTTTTTCTCATTTTTCCCAAGCAGCCCATCGCTTTATCCATATCCGCAACAAGCGTGACTATCAGAAAACCTTGGATCTGATTGAAGAACTCATGACCGAAGCGGAAGATTCTAGATTAGATCCGTTGAATGACCTCATCAAGATACTGGCTGGCGCTGTTGAGGAGTATGAATCAAAACAGGACAAGATGGTTCAGTTCCACAAGGAGGCTGAAGGTATTGATCCTGGTGTTTCAGCATTAAGATTGCTTATGGAGCAGCATGCGCTGGGAGCATCTGGGCTGCGTGAAGAAATAGGCTCTAAGTCTTTGGTGTCTATGATTTTGTCTGGGCAGCGGTCGCTTACTAAAGAGCATATTGCCAAGCTATCAGGCCGTTTCGGCGTAAGCCCGGCGGTGTTTTTTGGGGCGGACCTAACAAATCGCTGCAGATGA